The Dehalococcoidia bacterium DNA window CGAGTACAAAGAGCATGATCTGTCCCGGCGTGATCTGCTGCGCAAGGTGCTCTACGTCACGGGGAGCATCCCGCTGACGGCGAGTGTGCTCCTTGCCCTCGGCTGTGGCGACTCCGCGGACGAGCCAGCGCCGACCGCGACGCGAGAGCCGCCCTCGCCCACACCGCCGCCAGCGACTGGCCCCGGTGTCACCGTGCAGCCTTCGGACGGCGCAATCCAGGTGCGCGAGGTGAGCTATCGTGGTCCTGCCTCGGAGATCAAGGCTTACCTCGCACGGCCGGCCACCGGCACTGCGTTCCCCGCCATCGTGATCATCCACGAGAACCGGGGCCTGAACGAGCACATCCGTGACATCGCTCGGCGCTACGCGAAGGAGGGCTTCGTGGGGCTGGCCGTCGACTTGCTGTCGCGCCAGGGCGGGACGCCGACGGACGCGGCCCAGGCGCCGGGGCTGCTTACGAACACCCGCCCGGAGGACCTCGTCGCGGACCTCGTGGCGAGCGTGGAGTACCTCAAGCAGCAGCCGTTCGTGCGCGCGGGTGCGCTCGGCGTTACGGGCTTCTGCTTTGGAGGAGGCTACGCCTTCGAGCTGGCTGTCGCCAGCAAGGACATCAAGGCAGCCGTGCCGTATTACGGTACGGCGCAGCGCGTGCTCGACCGCCTGGGTGAGACGAACGCCGCTATGCTCGTGATCTACGGGGGCAACGACACGCGCATCACGAGCCAGGCGCCGCAGGTCGAGGAACGGCTGCGCGCCGCCAACAAGACCTTCCAGATCAAGGTCTACGATGGCGCCAACCACGCCTTCTTCAACGACACGGGCGGAAGCTACAACGAAGCCGCCGCGAAGGACGCCTGGCAGATAACGCTCGCCTGGTTCCGCCAGCACCTGCGCGGGTGACCTCCGCTTTCGCATGGCGACTTGTAACAGTTTCATCAAGCTTTGACGCCGTGCTTGTCCGCTCTATGAGGCGTCATTAGACTGAGATTGTCGAGACCTGTTCAGGACTGTCGAGGC harbors:
- a CDS encoding dienelactone hydrolase family protein; translation: MNPLDSLNVYQRYVVEEFADEYKEHDLSRRDLLRKVLYVTGSIPLTASVLLALGCGDSADEPAPTATREPPSPTPPPATGPGVTVQPSDGAIQVREVSYRGPASEIKAYLARPATGTAFPAIVIIHENRGLNEHIRDIARRYAKEGFVGLAVDLLSRQGGTPTDAAQAPGLLTNTRPEDLVADLVASVEYLKQQPFVRAGALGVTGFCFGGGYAFELAVASKDIKAAVPYYGTAQRVLDRLGETNAAMLVIYGGNDTRITSQAPQVEERLRAANKTFQIKVYDGANHAFFNDTGGSYNEAAAKDAWQITLAWFRQHLRG